One part of the Aspergillus luchuensis IFO 4308 DNA, chromosome 5, nearly complete sequence genome encodes these proteins:
- a CDS encoding uncharacterized protein (COG:Q;~EggNog:ENOG410PUBF;~InterPro:IPR034001,IPR043926,IPR027417,IPR003593, IPR010929,IPR017871,IPR029481,IPR003439,IPR013525, IPR034003;~PFAM:PF01061,PF00005,PF06422,PF14510;~SMCOG1000:ABC transporter ATP-binding protein;~TransMembrane:13 (o495-517i529-551o571-594i606-628o634-656i746-763o1167-1188i1200-1218o1238-1266i1287-1312o1318-1341i1353-1371o1442-1460i);~antiSMASH:Cluster_5.3;~go_component: GO:0016020 - membrane [Evidence IEA];~go_component: GO:0016021 - integral component of membrane [Evidence IEA];~go_function: GO:0005524 - ATP binding [Evidence IEA];~go_function: GO:0016887 - ATPase activity [Evidence IEA];~go_function: GO:0042626 - ATPase-coupled transmembrane transporter activity [Evidence IEA];~go_process: GO:0055085 - transmembrane transport [Evidence IEA]), with product MNDKEDTSMTASVNSGSNTDIVSAEVYQGDISTEDQRKIMNLARRLTADSARFRQDGMPPNPFTTHCDPSLDPNSPKFNASHWARTVLHLSSQDPDRFPQRTAGVSFRNLSVHGYGRSTAYQKDFLNAILQVGDLVGGLINRRDRKLQILKNHDGLLRSGEMLLVLGRPGSGVSTLLKTIAGQTKGLFLDDSTEFNYQGIEWDLMHQKFRGDVTYQAETDVHFPHLTVGQTLQYAALARTPHNRLSGVSRETYATHLRDVVMAVFGISHTINTKVGDDFIRGVSGGERKRVSIAELALTQSCIQCWDNSTRGLDSATALEFVRTVRLSVDVAGTAAVVALYQASQQSYDVFDKVALLYEGRQIYFGPVDQAKSYFTELGYQCPERQTTADFLTSLTNPVERVVRPGFEARVPRTPGEFAKCWEQSALRAKLLGEISSFEKDHPIGGPMLQKFENSRNAERSPLMTKTSPYTISVLQQIALCMRRGYRRILGDPSFFIVTVFGNFFLSLILGSVFYHLSDTSASFTDRCILLFFALLFNALNSALEILALYAQRPIVEKHASYAFYHPMSEAMASMICDLPCKILSTLSFNLPLYYMSNLRRESGHVVIYLLFAFMSTLTMSMIFRTIAQLTRTIAQALTPIALGVIGLVVYTGFVLPTRNMQVWLRWLNYINPIAYSYETLVANEFHDREFECASFVPSGPGYDNIPATDRTCSVAGATSASSVVSGDAYVEANYGYYYSHTWRNLGILIAFILFFMTTYLLIAEFVKFSYSKGEVLVFQRKHRVARVNGEHAHDEESSAEKAAPASHSCVDSHEGRQEEQSLKFRFESNTLHWRDVCYDVPIKGEMRRIADHIDGWVTPGTLTALMGASGAGKTTLLDLLASRVKTGVVSGNICVNGTPRDASFQRRVGYVQQQDVHLETSTIREALQFSALFRQSVSISKAEKLQYVEEVIDLLEMRPYADAVVGVPGEGLNVEQRKRLTIGVELAAKPDLLLFLDEPTSGLDSQTAWSISLLLRKLSNHGQAILCTIHQPSAILFQQFDLLLLLAKGGRTVYFGPIGTNSQNLIGYFERYGARACAEEENPAEWMLEVIGAAPGSTSMRDWPVTWKESREFQETRKELERLEQSGSPGLKEGAAQVQQYAAPFHIQLGLCTKRVFEQYWRSPSYIYAKLILCFGAALFIGLSFLNTEVTVLGLQHQTFAIFMLLVIFAFLAYQTMPNFIKQRDLYEVRERPAKTYAWSAFMLANIIVDIPWNSLAAVLIYLPFYYIIRMYHNAEETHAVIERSGLMFLLVWSFMMHCGTFTIMVVASVATAEVGATLALLLFSMSLIFCGVMASPANLPGFWIFMYRVSPMTYLVGGMLSAGLANTAVHCSDLELVVVQPPANETCASYLAAYMKIAGGSVYNPQATANCEYCEMTDSNIYLTSLSTSYADRWRNFGLMWAYIAFNVFAALFLYWFVRVRGGSTMSILRRFAKVYSRSSPRT from the exons ATGAATGACAAGGAAGATACCAGTATGACTGCGTCAGTCAACTCCGGTAGCAATACGGATATTGTTAGTGCAGAGGTGTACCAAGGAGATATATCGACTGAAGATCAGCGCAAGATTATGAATCTTGCCAGACGGCTCACGGCAGACTCCGCACGGTTTCGGCAGGATGGTATGCCGCCCAACCCTTTCACGACACACTGTGATCCGAGTTTGGACCCCAATTCTCCGAAGTTCAATGCGAGTCACTGGGCGAGGACTGTACTTCACTTGTCCTCGCAAGATCCTGATCGGTTCCCACAGCGCACGGCGGGTGTGTCATTCCGGAACCTCAGTGTCCATGGCTATGGCCGTTCAACGGCCTATCAGAAGGATTTCTTGAACGCTATCTTGCAGGTAGGTGATCTGGTTGGCGGCTTGATCAACCGCAGAGACCGTAAGCTGCAGATATTGAAAAATCATGACGGGCTCTTGCGCAGCGGAGAAATGCTCCTTGTCCTGGGTAGGCCTGGCAG TGGTGTATCAACTCTATTGAAGACCATCGCCGGTCAGACTAAAGGACTGTTCTTGGACGATTCAACGGAATTCAACTATCAAG GGATTGAATGGGATTTGATGCACCAAAAGTTCCGAGGGGACGTGACGTATCAGGCAGAAACAGACGTCCATTTCCCGCATTTGACAGTTGGGCAGACCCTCCAGTATGCAGCCCTGGCGAGAACACCTCACAATAGGCTGTCCGGAGTGTCTCGCGAAACCTATGCAACTCATCTGCGTGATGTGGTTATGGCTGTCTTTGGAATTTCCCATACAATTAATACTAAGGTTGGCGACGACTTTATTCGCGGCGTCAGTGGCGGCGAGAGAAAGCGGGTCAGCATTGCAGAATTGGCTCTCACACAAAGTTGTATACAGTGCTGGGACAACAGTACTCGTGGCTTGGATAGTGCTACGGCTCTCGAATTTGTACGGACCGTGAGACTCTCAGTCGATGTGGCGGGTACCGCGGCTGTTGTGGCATTATATCAGGCATCCCAACAATCATATGAC GTCTTTGATAAGGTTGCATTGTTATACGAGGGCCGGCAAATATATTTTGGTCCAGTTGACCAAGCGAAGTCGTACTTCACAGAGCTTGGTTACCAGTGTCCTGAACGACAAACCACGGCAGACTTTCTCACGTCGCTCACAAATCCTGTCGAGAGAGTAGTCCGGCCTGGCTTCGAAGCCCGAGTTCCCCGGACCCCCGGTGAATTTGCAAAGTGTTGGGAACAGAGTGCCCTGAGAGCTAAACTTCTAGGAGAAATATCGAGCTTCGAGAAAGACCATCCGATCGGGGGACCCATGTTGCAGAAATTTGAAAACTCCCGGAATGCCGAAAGGTCTCCTTTGAT GACGAAAACATCTCCCTACACGATTTCTGTGTTGCAACAGATAGCTTTGTGTATGCGACGGGGCTACCGCAGAATTCTTGGGgatccttctttctttatcgTAACGGTTTTTGGCaacttttttctctctcttatACTTGGTAGTGTTTTCTACCATCTTTCGGATACTTCCGCCAGCTTCACAGATCGATGTATTCTCCTGTTCTTTGCTTTGCTCTTTAACGCACTCAACAGTGCTTTAGAG ATATTGGCATTGTATGCCCAGCGACCGATCGTCGAGAAGCATGCGTCTTACGCCTTTTACCATCCGATGTCAGAAGCGATGGCCTCCATGATATGCGATCTACCGTGCAAAATCCTCTCTACACTGTCCTTCAATCTGCCGTTATACTACATGTCAAACTTGCGGCGGGAGTCGGGTCATGTGGTTATATATCTACTATTCGCATTCATGTCGACCTTGACTATGTCCATGATTTTCCGTACCATTGCTCAACTGACCCGTACAATTGCCCAGGCTCTCACTCCCATTGCGCTTGGTGTTATTGGGCTAGTTGTATACACCGGTTTTGTGCTGCCTACCCGGAACATGCAAGTCTGGCTGCGCTGGCTCAACTACATCAACCCGATCGCATACTCCTACGAAACTCTTGTGGCGAACGAGTTTCATGATCGCGAATTCGAATGTGCAAGCTTTGTTCCTTCTGGTCCGGGTTATGATAATATTCCAGCTACAGATCGAACCTGCTCAGTGGCAGGCGCTACTTCTGCCTCGAGCGTGGTCAGCGGAGACGCATATGTAGAGGCAAACTATGGGTACTATTATTCTCATACCTGGAG aaatctCGGCATTCTTATCGCTTTCATTCTGTTCTTCATGACTACATACCTCCTCATTGCCGAATTTGTGAAGTTCAGCTACTCTAAAGGCGAAGTGTTGGTATTCCAGCGTAAGCATAGGGTAGCCCGTGTTAACGGGGAACATGCCCATGACGAAGAGAGCAGTGCCGAAAAAGCAGCGCCGGCAAGCCATTCTTGCGTTGACAGCCATGAAGGCCGTCAAGAAGAGCAGTCTCTCAAGTTCCGCTTTGAATCCAATACCTTGCACTGGAGAGATGTTTGCTACGATGTTCCGATAAAGGGCGAAATGAGACGAATTGCAGACCACATTGATGGCTGGGTAACCCCAGGCACTCTGACTGCGTTGATG GGCGCTTCAGGGGCTGGAAAAACAACACTCCTGGATCTTCTAGCAAGCAGGGTGAAAACAGGCGTTGTATCCGGCAACATTTGCGTCAACGGAACCCCGCGAGATGCATCCTTTCAGCGCAGGGTAGGCTACGTTCAGCAGCAAGATGTCCATCTGGAAACCAGCACTATTCGGGAAGCACTTCAGTTTAGTGCTCTCTTCCGCCAGTCCGTCTCTATCAGTAAAGCTGAAAAGCTGCAATATGTCGAAGAGGTGATTGATTTGCTCGAAATGAGACCGTACGCTGACGCTGTCGTTGGTGTTCCTGGAGAAGGTCTGAATGTAGAACAGAGGAAAAGGTTGACAATTGGCGTTGAACTAGCTGCAAAGCCTGATTTACTACTATTTCTCGATGAGCCAACGTCGGGGCTGGACAGCCAGACGGCATGGTCTATCTCTCTGCTACTCCGGAAGTTGTCGAACCATGGGCAGGCCATCTTGTgcaccatccaccagccCTCGGCTATTCTTTTCCAGCAATtcgatctgcttcttctaCTGGCTAAAGGTGGCCGTACAGTATACTTTGGGCCAATTGGGACTAACTCACAGAATCTTATTGGCTACTTTGAGCGATATGGGGCAAGGGCCTgtgcggaagaggagaatcCGGCGGAATGGATGTTGGAAGTCATCGGCGCTGCCCCCGGGAGTACTTCGATGCGTGACTGGCCGGTCACATGGAAAGAGAGCCGTGAATTCCAAGAAACGCGAAAGGAGCTTGAACGGCTTGAGCAGTCTGGCTCTCCTGGCCTGAAAGAAGGGGCCGCGCAAGTCCAGCAATATGCGGCCCCGTTTCACATCCAGCTGGGTCTTTGTACAAAGCGGGTTTTCGAACAGTACTGGCGCTCTCCGTCATACATCTATGCTAAGCTGATACTCTGCTTCGGAGCG GCCCTGTTTATTGGACTTTCATTTCTGAACACGGAAGTTACGGTCCTGGGTCTTCAGCACCAGACTTTTGCGATATTCATGCTCCTTGTTATATTCGCATTCCTTGCTTACCAGACCATGCCTAATTTTATCAAGCAACGCGACTTGTACGAGGTCCGTGAAAGGCCAGCCAAGACATATGCTTGGTCTGCGTTCATGTTGGCCAACATCATAGTTGACATCCCCTGGAACTCTCTTGCGGCAGTGCTGATCTATCTTCCATTCTACTACATTATTAGGATGTATCATAACGCCGAGGAAACTCATGCGGTGATTGAAAGGAGCGGACTCATGTTTCTTCTGGTGTGGTCTTTCATGATGCACTGTGGTACATTCACGATCATGGTGGTTGCTAGCGTCGCAACTGCTGAGGTCGGGGCAACACTAGCTCTGCTACTGTTCTCTATGAGTTTAATATTTTGCGG TGTCATGGCCAGTCCGGCCAATCTTCCAGGAttctggatcttcatgtATCGAGTATCCCCGATGACCTATCTCGTTGGCGGCATGCTTTCGGCCGGGTTAGCGAATACTGCAGTTCACTGCTCTGATCTGGAATTGGTAGTCGTTCAACCTCCAGCCAACGAGACTTGTGCCAGTTACCTCGCCGCTTACATGAAAATCGCTGGAGGTTCTGTTTATAATCCCCAGGCAACCGCCAACTGTGAATACTGCGAGATGACCGACTCAAATATTTATCTGACATCACTATCCACCTCTTATGCTGATCGTTGGCGCAATTTTGGACTTATGTGGGCATACATCGCGTTCAACGTGTTTGCTGCGCTCTTCTTGTATTGGTTTGTGCGGGTCCGAGGCGGTTCAACCATGTCAATTCTTCGCCGGTTCGCCAAGGTATACTCTCGGTCCTCGCCAAGGACTTGA
- a CDS encoding flavin monoamine oxidase family protein (COG:Q;~EggNog:ENOG410PNCV;~InterPro:IPR001613,IPR036188,IPR002937;~PFAM:PF01593;~antiSMASH:Cluster_5.3;~go_function: GO:0016491 - oxidoreductase activity [Evidence IEA];~go_process: GO:0055114 - oxidation-reduction process [Evidence IEA]), producing the protein MDLDNPKGFPEAKEVDNMTFEEFCVDRSGSQDAVHMADAISSGLLGVDSKEVSALYMLYYFKSGSGIDNLLSDEKDGAQYLRTRQGTQTIARKMADELDQSDIFLGMPVTSINQSPGNSPCVVQTLDGSSFSCQRVIVSIPTNLYQSISFCPPLPQAKHVLSNHTIMGYYSKMIFVFQEPWWRNARLTGIIDSAGGPITFTRDTSVPTDDQWSITCFMVGSRGRAWSELSKGDRFNQVWEQFCRCFGKFVKDIPKPNNTLEMEWSKEPFFLGAPCPVMTPGLLTTVGSDLAAPHGKVHFIGTETSTVWRGYMEGAIRAGQRGAAEVVTALQED; encoded by the exons ATGGACTTGGACAATCCCAAAGGGTTTCCAGAGGCCAAAGAAGTGGATAATATGACGTTCGAGGAATTTTGCGTTGATAGGTCTGGATCGCAGGATGCAGTTCACATGGCAGATGCTATTTCATCGGGGCTGCTTGGGGTGGATAGTAAGGAAGTTAGTGCGTTGTATATGCTGTATTATTTCAAAAGTGGAAGTGGGATCGACAATCTCCTGtcggatgagaaggatggagcGCAGTACCTACGCACCAGGCAAG GAACCCAAACTATCGCTCGGAAGATGGCAGATGAGCTCGACCAATCCGACATCTTCTTGGGCATGCCTGTCacgtcaatcaatcagtctcCAGGTAATAGCCCCTGCGTGGTCCAGACACTTGATGGCAGTTCGTTTAGTTGTCAACGCGTCATTGTGTCTATCCCTACGAACTTGTACCAAAGCATCTCCTTCTGCCCCCCACTTCCACAAGCCAAGCATGTTTTAAGCAACCATACGATCATGGGCTACTACAGTAAGATGATCTTCGTCTTCCAAGAGCCATGGTGGCGCAACGCTCGACTTACGGGGATTATCGACTCTGCGGGTGGCCCCATAACCTTCACGCGGGACACGAGTGTACCCACCGATGACCAATGGTCTATCACATGTTTCATGGTGGGGAGTCGGGGACGAGCATGGTCCGAATTGTCCAAGGGTGATCGGTTCAATCAAGTGTGGGAGCAATTCTGCCGATGTTTTGGCAAGTTCGTGAAAGATATCCCCAAGCCAAACAATACTCTGGAAATGGAATGGAGTAAAGAGCCTTTCTTCCTCGGCGCACCTTGTCCAGTGATGACACCAGGCTTGCTGACTACCGTCGGGTCTGATCTCGCAGCACCGCATGGTAAAGTGCATTTCATCGGAACAGAAACGTCCACAGTGTGGCGTGGGTACATGGAGGGGGCCATTCGAGCAGGGCAGCGAGGAGCAGCCGAGGTTGTGACGGCACTGCAGGAAGACTAG
- a CDS encoding lipase family protein (COG:I;~EggNog:ENOG410PKH6;~InterPro:IPR002921,IPR029058,IPR005592;~PFAM:PF03893,PF01764;~SECRETED:SignalP(1-19);~antiSMASH:Cluster_5.3;~go_process: GO:0006629 - lipid metabolic process [Evidence IEA];~go_process: GO:0016042 - lipid catabolic process [Evidence IEA]), which produces MRLLKSLLVAASAIAGCNALPGRALHKRDITTQQLDTFTFWVQYAAASYCEPNYAGKAGHKITCSAQNCPAVEASNATIITDFSNTTPTDTSGYLAVDHTHRAIVLAFRGSYSIRSWLADFTFIYTDPNLCSGCEAELGFWSSWTNVRKTLTPTLNNTVSQYPDYELVIVGHSLGAAIATLAAADIRETDGLNATLYAYASPRVANPKLAEFITNQNKGANYRFAHTDDPVPRVPLEVMGYKHISPEYWISSGNNQSVSTQDVVVFQDGDDKRGDVGFPNLLHFEAHLWYFEKWEVDACKGEGLPWK; this is translated from the exons atgcgCCTCCTCAAGTCCCTACTCGTGGCTGCATCCGCCATAGCCGGCTGTAATGCCCTCCCAGGCAGGGCTCTTCACAAGAGAG ATATCACCACCCAACAACTCGACACCTTCACCTTCTGGGTCCAATACGCCGCAGCCTCCTACTGCGAACCCAACTATGCCGGCAAGGCAGGCCACAAAATAACCTGCTCGGCACAGAACTGCCCCGCAGTTGAAGCCTCCAACGCAACCATAATCACTGACTTCTCTAA TACCACCCCCACCGACACATCTGGCTACCTAGCCGTCGACCACACGCACCGCGCCATCGTCCTCGCCTTCCGGGGCAGCTACTCAATCCGCAGCTGGCTAGCGGACTTCACCTTCATTTACACGGACCCCAACCTCTGCAGTGGGTGCGAAGCCGAGCTCGGCTTCTGGAGTTCATGGACAAACGTCCGCAAGACCCTGACCCCCACGCTCAACAACACGGTATCCCAATACCCCGACTACGAACTCGTCATCGTGGGCCACTCCTTGGGAGCCGCCATCGCGACcctcgcagcagcagataTTCGCGAGACCGACGGGCTTAACGCAACGCTGTACGCATACGCATCGCCGCGCGTAGCGAACCCGAAGCTAGCGGAGTTCATTACGAATCAGAATAAGGGGGCGAATTACCGGTTCGCGCATACGGATGACCCGGTGCCAAGGGTGCCGTTGGAGGTCATGGGGTACAAGCATATTAGTCCTGAGTATTGGATTAGCTCGGGAAATAATCAGAGTGTGAGTACGCaggatgtggtggtgtttcaggatggtgatgataagaGGGGGGATGTTGGGTTCCCGAATTTGTTGCATTTCGAGGCCCATCTTTGGTATTTTGAGAAGTGGGAGGTTGATGCGTgtaagggggaggggttgccTTGGAAATGA
- a CDS encoding hydrolase (COG:Q;~EggNog:ENOG410PVR0;~InterPro:IPR000868,IPR036380;~PFAM:PF00857;~antiSMASH:Cluster_5.3) — translation MPAKYTRLDIDKCIFLFVDHQSGLINLVRDFQQHEFQRNVMALAKVAQYYKSPSVLTTSFDTGPNGPIVKEITDYLPDAPLIRRPGQINAMDNEDFVNEIKKTGRKQIVISGVLTEICVAFPALSLIEQGYDVFVVTDASGTFAEHTREAAHKRMVAAGCQLLNWAAVAGELHRDWRRDIEGFGAIWTEHIPGYWCVMQSYQAAQKGTE, via the exons ATGCCGGCCAAGTATACCCGACTTGACATCGACAAatgcatcttcctcttcgtggATCACCAG TCAGGTCTGATCAATCTCGTCCGCGACTTCCAACAACATGAATTCCAGAGGAATGTAATGGCCCTTGCCAAAGTCGCTCAATACTACAAATCTCCCAGTGTGTTGACGACCTCGTTCGACACTGGTCCCAATGGACCCATTGTCAAGGAGATCACCGACTACCTCCCGGATGCGCCCCTGATCCGCCGTCCTGGACAGATTAATGCAATGGACAACGAGGACTTTGTGAATGAGATCAAGAAGACCGGCCGAAAGCAGATTGTGATCAG TGGCGTCTTAACTGAAATTTGCGTGGCCTTCCCCGCCCTCAGCCTCATTGAGCAAGGCTACGATGTGTTCGTAGTGACCGATGCCTCGGGCACATTTGCAGAACATACGCGCGAGGCAGCGCACAAACGCATGGTAGCAGCCGGTTGTCAACTGCTGAACTGGGCGGCTGTTGCGGGCGAGCTTCACCGCGATTGGCGGCGCGATATCGAGGGCTTCGGAGCTATCTGGACCGAACATATTCCTGGATATTGGTGCGTGATGCAGAGTTACCAAGCAGCTCAGAAGGGCACGGAGTAA
- a CDS encoding uncharacterized protein (COG:G;~EggNog:ENOG410PS5U;~antiSMASH:Cluster_5.3), with protein sequence MAGLLFRPQNDIDPSVNVQQLSCKPHVPPFVGRIGGNQGIVLDRADPDNAEFLRKVPDAAPLMSARDAFNVRGFTDLNLWRFAVVECVGINLPDISAIYQEI encoded by the coding sequence ATGGCAGGCCTACTATTTCGTCCCCAGAATGACATTGACCCCAGCGTCAACGTCCAACAGCTATCGTGCAAGCCCCATGTGCCGCCGTTCGTCGGCCGCATAGGCGGCAATCAGGGCATTGTCCTCGATCGGGCCGATCCAGATAATGCCGAATTTCTGCGTAAAGTGCCAGATGCTGCTCCATTAATGAGTGCACGAGATGCCTTTAATGTGCGCGGGTTCACCGACCTTAACCTCTGGCGATTTGCGGTGGTGGAATGCGTTGGTATCAACCTCCCGGACATATCTGCTATCTATCAGGAAATATAA